A DNA window from Bdellovibrio sp. BCCA contains the following coding sequences:
- a CDS encoding substrate-binding periplasmic protein: MSVLLFLFGFANFSLATPLELKRGENYFVIGVGEYDYLPHTGFVKGRFAGFGEAVLTAFAKAKGYTFEYKAVSIPRMFKVFLEDATVDFMYPNNEYWDAEHQRKKGVLFSSPVVTYVDGIVVRPENKKISLAQLKSIGIIKGFDPIQYKDLVKEKKIKMYEHSDVVALLKMVLNKRVQGAYLNPLVAAYYLKTHVKSDEMLVLADKLPFINSSYYFSTIKYSKVLEEFDEFLKKERSFFHKLKIQYGVQDPFLKDPKKYTPPLVSEETSFVTDPLFAEK, translated from the coding sequence TTGTCTGTTTTGTTGTTTTTGTTTGGATTTGCGAATTTTTCGCTAGCTACTCCTTTGGAACTCAAACGCGGCGAAAATTATTTTGTAATCGGCGTCGGGGAATACGATTACCTTCCCCACACGGGCTTTGTGAAAGGGCGCTTTGCCGGATTCGGCGAAGCTGTCCTTACCGCCTTTGCAAAAGCCAAGGGATACACCTTTGAATATAAAGCAGTTTCTATTCCCCGCATGTTTAAGGTTTTTTTGGAAGATGCCACAGTCGACTTTATGTATCCCAATAATGAATACTGGGATGCGGAACACCAACGCAAAAAAGGAGTTCTTTTCAGCTCACCGGTGGTCACTTATGTCGACGGTATCGTTGTCCGTCCCGAAAATAAAAAAATTTCTTTAGCTCAGTTAAAATCCATTGGCATTATCAAAGGCTTTGACCCTATTCAGTACAAAGATTTGGTCAAAGAAAAGAAAATTAAAATGTACGAACACAGTGACGTCGTAGCACTCCTAAAAATGGTACTCAACAAAAGAGTCCAAGGAGCTTATCTCAATCCTCTGGTCGCCGCCTATTATTTGAAAACCCACGTAAAGTCCGATGAGATGCTTGTTCTTGCCGACAAATTACCTTTCATCAACTCCTCTTATTATTTCTCGACAATCAAATATTCCAAGGTGCTCGAAGAGTTCGATGAGTTTCTAAAAAAAGAGCGTTCGTTCTTTCACAAACTCAAAATTCAGTATGGCGTTCAAGATCCTTTCCTCAAAGACCCTAAAAAATACACGCCTCCCCTTGTCTCTGAGGAGACATCTTTCGTCACCGATCCGTTGTTCGCGGAAAAATAA
- a CDS encoding M14 family zinc carboxypeptidase, translated as MKTLILSLMFLSVVSARADFSNVPQDCLNDLKKFPGVWDDKMLKQACEKVKVDSICVSAEGRPIYHYDKISATPGAKKVLVFSLIHGDETPAGTVGRYWMERLEGIDPRNSWRVIPVLNPDGVKYKTRTNANKIDINRNFPTKDWTTGAIENWKRTTKSNPRRFPGAEAASEPETKCALHHLEDFQPDFVVSVHTPLKVLDFDGPKVSPPPKFDYLPWKSLGNYPGSLGRYMWLERKTPVLTMELKENLPPNLQPFEKLQDIIGSLVKLETGKEKAATASSPTNFLPVALEH; from the coding sequence ATGAAAACATTAATATTAAGTCTGATGTTTTTGTCAGTCGTATCGGCGCGAGCCGATTTTTCTAATGTTCCACAAGACTGCTTGAACGATCTAAAAAAGTTTCCGGGTGTTTGGGATGACAAAATGCTCAAACAAGCTTGTGAAAAAGTAAAAGTCGATTCCATCTGTGTCAGTGCAGAGGGACGGCCTATTTATCACTACGATAAAATCTCTGCGACTCCAGGTGCGAAAAAAGTTTTGGTATTCAGCTTGATCCATGGAGATGAAACTCCAGCGGGAACTGTGGGGCGTTATTGGATGGAGCGTCTTGAGGGCATTGATCCACGCAACTCATGGCGCGTGATTCCGGTTTTAAATCCTGACGGTGTGAAATACAAAACTCGCACGAATGCGAACAAGATTGATATCAATCGCAACTTCCCAACAAAAGATTGGACGACAGGAGCGATTGAAAACTGGAAGCGCACAACAAAATCGAATCCACGTCGTTTCCCTGGTGCGGAAGCGGCGAGTGAACCTGAAACAAAATGCGCTCTTCACCATTTAGAAGATTTCCAACCGGATTTCGTAGTTTCAGTGCATACGCCTTTAAAGGTTTTGGATTTCGACGGACCGAAAGTGTCTCCGCCACCAAAATTTGATTATCTTCCATGGAAATCTTTGGGAAATTATCCGGGCAGCTTGGGACGCTACATGTGGCTTGAAAGAAAAACACCCGTGTTGACAATGGAGCTTAAAGAAAATCTTCCGCCGAATTTACAGCCGTTTGAAAAGTTGCAAGACATCATCGGTTCACTTGTGAAGTTGGAGACTGGAAAAGAGAAGGCGGCAACCGCTTCTTCTCCCACGAACTTTCTTCCTGTCGCATTAGAACATTAA